From one Luteolibacter sp. SL250 genomic stretch:
- the ispD gene encoding 2-C-methyl-D-erythritol 4-phosphate cytidylyltransferase, whose product MSTASIPVCTAIIVAAGSSRRMGFDKLSAPLCGVPVLRRTLDAFLTADAISSIIIVCPEERWELLGEAARFTKPVVRVDGGKDRQDSVAQGLAALPDGTELVAVHDGARPLVHPDDIARCVAEAAVHQAATLARRVTETLKRSDEDAFCTGAVSRENLWFMETPQIFSAELLRQAYAKVEEENLTITDEVSAAEALGVKVKFVESKHPNLKVTTPADLGLAEALIQ is encoded by the coding sequence GTGTCCACCGCCAGCATCCCCGTCTGCACCGCGATCATCGTCGCCGCCGGCTCCAGCCGCCGGATGGGTTTTGACAAGCTGTCCGCGCCGCTCTGCGGGGTGCCGGTGCTGCGGCGGACGCTGGATGCTTTCCTCACGGCGGACGCCATCTCATCGATCATCATCGTCTGCCCGGAGGAACGCTGGGAGTTGCTGGGGGAGGCCGCGCGTTTCACGAAGCCCGTCGTCCGCGTCGATGGAGGGAAGGACCGGCAGGACTCCGTCGCCCAGGGCCTCGCCGCGCTGCCGGATGGCACGGAACTCGTCGCCGTCCACGATGGCGCGCGCCCGCTGGTCCATCCAGATGACATCGCCCGCTGCGTGGCGGAGGCCGCCGTCCACCAGGCCGCCACCCTCGCCCGCCGGGTGACCGAAACCCTGAAGCGGTCCGACGAGGACGCCTTCTGCACCGGCGCGGTTTCACGCGAAAACCTCTGGTTCATGGAGACCCCGCAGATTTTCTCAGCCGAGCTTCTGAGACAGGCCTACGCGAAAGTGGAGGAAGAAAATCTGACCATCACCGACGAAGTCTCCGCCGCCGAGGCACTGGGAGTAAAAGTGAAATTCGTGGAATCGAAGCACCCGAACCTGAAGGTAACGACCCCCGCGGATCTCGGGTTGGCGGAAGCGTTGATCCAATAG
- a CDS encoding pitrilysin family protein, protein MSKAIYEWRRIPDGPRLAVATIADSECAALSIYIPVGSRDEAELPAGLAHFVEHMVFKGTTRRTAKQISYEIEDAGGQINACTSEDQTVYEGRGEADLMPVLVDVLSDMVWHATFPEAEIDLEREVIGEEITMYRESPSDHIGDLISSALWGEHPLGNAISGSEESIHAIDRETLVKFRDLHHFRDDIVIAAAGPFTADQVMEMLAPHLPTEFHPGTPPLPFNVEEAPLRKITDLRESDQLQLSLAWHTPGRRSESRHALRLLSMMLGEISSSRLFLELREERGLCYQIGSDVTFFDETGSFEVNAGLDPESREEALECIHREIADLVENGPRPGELDRAKRLMIAQSKLAFESTGSHAAWAGEGLLDFDEIPSPAAWREKILAVTDEDVRSIAREVFMDQQPAMAEIGVG, encoded by the coding sequence ATGAGCAAAGCGATATACGAGTGGCGGCGGATCCCGGACGGGCCGCGTCTGGCCGTGGCGACCATCGCGGATTCCGAATGCGCGGCGCTTTCCATCTACATTCCGGTGGGCAGCCGGGATGAGGCGGAGCTGCCGGCGGGGCTGGCGCACTTCGTGGAGCACATGGTTTTCAAGGGCACCACCCGCCGCACGGCGAAGCAGATCAGCTATGAGATCGAGGACGCGGGCGGGCAGATCAATGCCTGCACCTCCGAAGACCAGACGGTCTATGAAGGCCGCGGGGAGGCGGACCTGATGCCGGTGCTGGTGGATGTGCTGTCGGACATGGTCTGGCACGCCACGTTCCCCGAAGCGGAGATCGACCTGGAGCGCGAAGTCATCGGCGAGGAAATCACGATGTACCGGGAGTCCCCGTCCGACCACATCGGCGACCTTATCTCCTCCGCGCTCTGGGGAGAGCATCCGCTGGGCAACGCGATCTCCGGCTCCGAGGAGTCCATCCACGCCATCGACCGGGAAACGCTGGTCAAGTTCCGCGACCTCCACCATTTCCGGGATGACATCGTCATCGCCGCCGCCGGTCCGTTCACCGCGGATCAGGTGATGGAGATGCTGGCACCTCATCTGCCCACGGAGTTCCACCCCGGCACGCCGCCGCTGCCATTCAATGTGGAGGAGGCCCCGCTGCGGAAGATCACCGACCTGCGGGAGTCCGACCAGCTCCAGCTTTCGCTGGCCTGGCACACGCCGGGCAGGCGCTCGGAGAGCCGCCACGCGCTGCGCCTGCTGAGCATGATGCTGGGGGAAATCTCCAGCTCCCGCCTGTTCCTGGAACTGCGGGAGGAACGCGGGCTCTGTTACCAGATCGGCAGCGATGTGACGTTTTTCGACGAAACCGGATCGTTCGAGGTCAATGCCGGCCTTGATCCGGAATCACGGGAGGAAGCGCTGGAGTGCATCCACCGTGAGATCGCGGACCTGGTGGAAAATGGCCCGCGCCCCGGCGAACTGGACCGCGCGAAGCGGCTGATGATCGCCCAGAGCAAGCTGGCGTTCGAGTCCACCGGCTCCCACGCCGCGTGGGCCGGGGAGGGCTTGCTGGATTTCGATGAGATCCCCTCGCCCGCCGCCTGGCGCGAGAAGATCCTGGCCGTGACGGATGAGGATGTGCGGAGCATCGCGAGGGAGGTTTTTATGGACCAGCAGCCTGCGATGGCGGAGATCGGGGTGGGTTGA
- a CDS encoding sigma-70 family RNA polymerase sigma factor produces MENAGVWRPGAELEKISAVRVSMAAPRDNFPVSDVSESTEESAVVTAARAGDADAFGELVRRYEQNIRACLVIRLKNPHDAEDLAQDTFITAFQKLADFDTKLPLGPWLRGIAFNLLRNFQKKNRPIAVGAETELAGLIDAKISERYAPLQEANLFSILDDCMEKLDPAARQLLHRRYHDDAAVQDIAAESQRNHSTVTMQLHRLRAALAECIRNQTAPTP; encoded by the coding sequence ATGGAAAATGCCGGAGTCTGGAGGCCGGGCGCGGAGCTGGAAAAAATTTCCGCCGTCCGTGTGTCAATGGCCGCGCCTCGTGACAATTTCCCCGTGTCGGACGTCTCCGAATCCACCGAAGAATCCGCGGTCGTGACTGCGGCCCGCGCGGGGGATGCGGACGCATTCGGCGAGCTGGTCAGGCGCTATGAGCAGAACATCCGCGCCTGTCTGGTCATCCGCCTGAAGAACCCGCACGACGCAGAAGACCTTGCCCAGGACACATTCATCACCGCTTTCCAGAAGCTCGCGGACTTCGACACGAAGCTCCCGCTCGGGCCGTGGCTGCGCGGCATCGCCTTCAACCTGCTGCGCAACTTCCAGAAAAAGAACCGCCCCATCGCCGTCGGCGCGGAAACCGAGCTCGCCGGCCTGATCGACGCGAAAATCTCCGAACGCTACGCCCCGCTCCAGGAAGCCAACCTTTTCTCCATCCTAGACGACTGCATGGAAAAACTCGATCCAGCCGCCCGCCAGCTTCTCCACCGCCGCTACCATGATGATGCGGCGGTGCAGGACATCGCGGCGGAGTCGCAGCGCAACCACTCGACCGTGACCATGCAGCTCCATCGTCTGCGCGCCGCGCTGGCGGAGTGCATCCGCAACCAGACCGCCCCCACGCCATGA
- a CDS encoding serine hydrolase — MAQPCRYFGQFGLAPASMHRQHAAMLRNLMLTLLAVSGTLGTARADKSLAEAALAFKDRVPAGCIVTGELRDGQVTYSVVGKAEPDGVPPERRAFEIGSITKVITGVLLARTVIEKKARLDSTLAELLGPDFKFADERVGKITLIQLSTHTSGLPRLPGNMGPDPDANPDPYSRYDLAKLKEYLGRVRLKGGPPYDASYSNLGVGLLGEMLALVHGSTWDLLVKEKVTGPLGMKDTMMVPDEDLRKRLSPPYHDKVPGHEWTFRAMAGAGALRSTAADLMIFAQAMIEPEKTPIADAIRDMMQVHASYPDAGGEVGLGIMIGKLDGERDYMHTGGTGGYRTALQVIPSKKSVRIILINNDNLPAEALLRAVREDRKPVVTEEVALTEVELDTYTGVYEMGPGAGFTILRRGASLHARLTGQPFFPVKSMGNDRFRYEVVAAELQFVKEAGAVKSLILFQNGRELPARRKDAPLPTILFPTAAELAAYTGEYELTPKKILTITVKADTMYAQLTGQPALPVFQTKADYFELDVVKAALEFQKDAEGKVTGLTLHQGGKHQAGKR, encoded by the coding sequence ATGGCGCAGCCATGCCGCTACTTCGGGCAGTTCGGTCTGGCACCGGCTTCAATGCACCGGCAACATGCGGCCATGCTCCGGAATCTCATGCTCACCTTGCTCGCCGTCTCGGGTACCCTGGGAACCGCCCGTGCCGACAAGTCGCTCGCGGAAGCGGCACTCGCCTTCAAGGACCGGGTTCCCGCAGGCTGCATCGTCACCGGTGAACTTCGCGACGGTCAGGTCACATATTCCGTGGTCGGAAAGGCGGAGCCGGACGGCGTCCCTCCGGAGCGGCGGGCCTTCGAGATCGGCTCGATCACCAAGGTCATCACCGGCGTCCTGCTCGCGCGGACGGTCATCGAGAAAAAGGCACGGCTGGATTCCACCCTGGCGGAACTTCTGGGTCCGGATTTCAAATTCGCCGACGAAAGGGTGGGGAAGATCACGCTGATCCAGCTCTCCACCCACACCAGTGGACTGCCGCGTCTGCCAGGGAACATGGGGCCGGACCCTGATGCGAATCCGGATCCCTACTCGCGCTACGATCTGGCGAAATTGAAGGAATACCTGGGCAGGGTCAGGCTCAAGGGCGGGCCTCCCTACGACGCCTCCTATTCCAATCTCGGCGTCGGATTGCTCGGAGAAATGTTGGCCCTGGTTCATGGATCGACGTGGGACCTGCTGGTGAAGGAGAAAGTCACCGGCCCCCTGGGCATGAAGGACACCATGATGGTCCCTGATGAGGATCTGAGGAAACGTCTCTCCCCTCCGTATCACGACAAGGTCCCGGGCCATGAATGGACCTTCCGGGCGATGGCGGGCGCGGGTGCGCTGCGCTCCACGGCGGCGGATCTGATGATCTTCGCGCAGGCAATGATCGAGCCGGAGAAGACCCCCATTGCGGATGCCATCCGTGACATGATGCAGGTCCACGCATCCTACCCGGATGCGGGAGGGGAAGTCGGCCTGGGTATCATGATCGGCAAGCTCGATGGGGAACGGGACTACATGCACACCGGTGGCACCGGCGGCTACCGTACCGCGCTCCAGGTCATCCCGTCGAAAAAGTCCGTCCGGATCATCCTCATCAACAATGACAACCTCCCGGCGGAGGCGCTGCTGAGAGCGGTGAGGGAGGACAGGAAGCCGGTGGTGACGGAGGAAGTTGCGCTCACGGAGGTGGAGCTCGACACCTACACCGGAGTCTATGAGATGGGGCCGGGTGCGGGTTTCACCATTCTCCGTCGTGGGGCCTCCCTCCATGCGCGGCTCACCGGGCAGCCTTTCTTTCCGGTGAAAAGCATGGGCAACGACCGCTTCCGGTATGAGGTGGTGGCGGCGGAACTCCAGTTCGTGAAAGAAGCCGGCGCGGTGAAATCCCTCATCCTCTTCCAGAATGGCCGGGAGTTGCCCGCCCGGCGCAAGGATGCACCCTTGCCGACCATCCTATTTCCTACTGCTGCGGAGCTGGCCGCCTACACCGGCGAGTATGAACTGACCCCGAAGAAGATCCTCACCATCACGGTGAAAGCGGACACCATGTATGCCCAGCTCACCGGCCAGCCTGCACTCCCTGTCTTCCAGACGAAGGCGGATTACTTCGAGCTGGATGTGGTGAAGGCCGCACTGGAGTTCCAGAAAGATGCGGAGGGAAAAGTCACCGGACTGACACTCCACCAGGGCGGGAAGCACCAGGCAGGCAAACGCTAG
- a CDS encoding LamG-like jellyroll fold domain-containing protein yields MTDFETEKLLARWIDGDTLTDAELSALKAALESRPDLLDAAADQVVLDRLLEHRVVGLADFPGEVRREMLPVRKVVPFFLRPKVWAAVATVAVAGWVADAVFHPLSQGPVAEITGSTGADGIPAEKSFRKGEILSFREGFVSVRFKDGAEVVIEGDAQLQFLGTNRAKLLKGSAVANVPESAHGFTIDGPGGKVVDIGTEFAVKTAGDQMEVHVLKGEVEAKAQGHRTVSLKEDKAALIGKNGVASLVAAPGNFLTALPPKHGASPIDYLHWAFDEGSGLGARADVRGVASPEQATGTLTSLPGGSTVPQWMDGVNGSAISFSGQDDYIQTEFPGFGGSSARTVSLWVKVPQDLKATEGYALVSWGAHSSPGDTWQVSINPDAEDGPVGSLRVGTHEGEVVGATDLRDGAWHHLAAVLYEGRPANVAIHILLYVDGRLEPAARKSIRRINTDITGPLAQRVAFGKNSAVRSAGARMPKHTFRGGIDEVTLCPAALSQKEIQSLMKTGRID; encoded by the coding sequence ATGACCGACTTCGAGACCGAGAAACTGCTGGCGCGCTGGATCGACGGGGACACTCTCACCGATGCGGAACTTTCAGCCCTGAAAGCCGCGCTGGAATCCCGCCCGGACCTGCTGGACGCCGCGGCGGACCAGGTGGTGCTGGATCGACTTTTGGAGCACCGCGTCGTCGGTCTGGCGGACTTCCCCGGAGAAGTCAGGAGGGAAATGCTTCCTGTCCGTAAGGTGGTGCCGTTCTTCCTCCGTCCGAAGGTCTGGGCGGCAGTGGCCACCGTGGCGGTGGCGGGATGGGTGGCGGACGCAGTCTTCCATCCGCTTTCGCAAGGACCGGTGGCGGAGATCACCGGCAGCACCGGCGCGGACGGCATCCCCGCCGAAAAGTCTTTCCGCAAGGGCGAGATCCTCTCCTTCCGGGAAGGCTTCGTCTCCGTCCGCTTCAAGGACGGTGCGGAGGTCGTCATCGAGGGGGATGCACAGCTCCAGTTTCTCGGCACGAACCGTGCGAAGCTCTTGAAAGGCAGCGCCGTGGCGAACGTGCCGGAGTCCGCCCATGGCTTCACCATCGACGGCCCGGGAGGAAAGGTCGTGGACATCGGCACCGAGTTCGCGGTGAAGACCGCGGGCGACCAGATGGAGGTCCACGTCCTCAAGGGGGAAGTGGAAGCGAAGGCGCAGGGCCACCGTACCGTCTCGCTGAAAGAGGACAAAGCCGCGCTCATCGGGAAAAACGGCGTCGCCAGCCTGGTGGCCGCGCCCGGGAATTTCCTGACCGCCCTGCCGCCGAAGCATGGTGCCTCGCCAATCGACTACCTCCACTGGGCCTTCGATGAAGGCTCCGGCTTGGGGGCCCGTGCGGATGTCCGCGGCGTGGCGTCTCCGGAACAGGCCACCGGGACGCTCACCTCTCTGCCCGGCGGCTCGACCGTGCCACAGTGGATGGATGGGGTGAATGGCTCCGCCATTTCCTTCAGCGGCCAGGATGACTACATTCAGACGGAGTTTCCCGGCTTCGGCGGATCCTCCGCACGGACCGTTTCCCTGTGGGTGAAGGTGCCGCAGGACCTGAAGGCGACGGAGGGCTACGCGCTTGTCAGTTGGGGCGCACACAGTTCTCCGGGGGATACCTGGCAGGTCTCCATCAACCCGGATGCGGAAGATGGCCCAGTCGGTTCGCTGCGGGTGGGTACCCATGAAGGCGAAGTGGTGGGGGCCACGGATCTGCGCGACGGCGCCTGGCACCACCTGGCCGCCGTGCTTTACGAAGGCCGCCCGGCGAATGTGGCCATCCACATCCTCCTCTACGTCGATGGCCGTCTGGAACCCGCCGCACGGAAAAGCATCCGCAGGATCAACACGGACATCACCGGCCCGCTGGCGCAGCGCGTGGCCTTCGGGAAAAATTCCGCGGTGCGTTCCGCCGGTGCGCGCATGCCGAAGCATACCTTCCGCGGCGGCATCGATGAAGTCACCCTCTGCCCCGCCGCTCTCTCGCAGAAAGAGATCCAGTCCTTGATGAAGACCGGCCGGATTGATTGA